A single genomic interval of Oncorhynchus mykiss isolate Arlee chromosome 13, USDA_OmykA_1.1, whole genome shotgun sequence harbors:
- the LOC118938227 gene encoding ATP-dependent RNA helicase DDX39A-like, which produces MAENDVDNELLDYEEPQVAPETATPAGKKEEKGSYVSIHSSAFRDFLLKPELLRAIVDCGFEHPSEVQHECIPQAILGMDILYQAKSGMGKTAVFVLATLQQIEPVYGQVSVLVMCHTRELAFQISKEYECFSKCRPTVKAAVFFGGLSIKKDEDALTKNSPHFVLVTPGRILALIRNKTLNLKNVKHFVLDECDKMQIQTTVGRGG; this is translated from the exons ATGGCAGAGAACGACGTTGACAACGAGCTGTTGGACTATGAGGAGCCTCAGGTTGCCCCGGAGACCGCCACACCTGCTGGCAAGAAGGAGGAAAAGGGCTCTTACGTCTCCATCCACAGCTCCGCATTCCGAGACTTCCTGCTCAAACCAGAGCTGCTCCGCGCCATTGTCGACTGTGGCTTTGAACATCCCTCTGAAG TCCAACATGAGTGCATCCCACAGGCCATCCTCGGCATGGACATCCTGTACCAGGCCAAGTCTGGTATGGGCAAGACGGCTGTGTTTGTACTGGCCACCCTGCAGCAGATTGAGCCTGTGTACGGGCAG gTGTCTGTGCTGGTGATGTGCCACACACGAGAGCTGGCCTTCCAGATCAGCAAAGAGTATGAGTGCTTCTCCAAGTGCAGGCCTACCGTCAAGGCAGCCGTGTTCTTCGGGGGCCTGTCCATCAAGAAGGACGAGGACGCGCTGACGAAGAACAGCCCCCACTTTGTATTGGTAACGCCCGGCCGCATCCTGGCCCTCATCCGCAACAAGACCCTCAACCTGAAGAACGTGAAGCACTTTGTCCTGGACGAGTGTGACAAGATGCAAATTCAGACCACAGTAGGACGGGGGGGCTGA